The following are encoded in a window of Thunnus albacares chromosome 17, fThuAlb1.1, whole genome shotgun sequence genomic DNA:
- the LOC122966642 gene encoding tryptase-2-like isoform X2 translates to MAFCKLLTVLVLIHNTGGLLGAEVKSSIVGGKDAVKDRWPWMVHINITTSEGTENWRCGGSIASDQWVLTAASCWDDQRKPSLRRSMVWIGAYKLHEAPTRYVGINDVYKHPQYRSFAGGYQNNIALVWLKKKLTDTQGGRVDLPKANVNLHASSDCWIAGWGNIKNDVPLPYPEALQELKIPIVSDKDCKAAYPWLTSKELCAGDKAEDTCTGDEGGPLACRVGGRFVQAGIVSYESCKPGNRPGLYTRVSEYLDFINSYIHRGEEASAEV, encoded by the exons ATGGCTTTCTGCAAACTACTGACTGTGCTGGTCCTGATCCACAACACTGGAG GTTTGCTTGGGGCTGAGGTGAAGAGCTCCATCGTTGGGGGGAAGGATGCTGTAAAGGACAGATGGCCGTGGATGGTTCACATAAACATCACAACATCTGAGGGCACTGAAAACTGGCGCTGCGGCGGCTCCATTGCCAGCGATCAGTGGGTGCTGACTGCTGCAAGCTGCTGGGATGA CCAGCGTAAACCTAGCTTGCGTCGATCAATGGTTTGGATCGGCGCATACAAGCTGCACGAGGCGCCTACACGTTACGTGGGTATAAATGATGTCTACAAACACCCTCAGTACCGATCCTTTGCCGGAGGCTATCAGAACAACATCGCCCTGGTCTGGTTGAAGAAAAAGTTGACTGACACACAGGGTGGACGGGTGGATCTGCCCAAGGCCAACGTCAACCTTCATGCATCATCTGACTGTTGGATCGCTGGCTGGGGCAACATTAAGAATGATG TTCCACTGCCATATCCAGAAGCCCTTCAGGAGCTGAAGATTCCCATCGTCTCTGATAAGGATTGTAAGGCGGCGTATCCTTGGCTGACGTCTAAAGAGCTGTGTGCAGGGGACAAGGCAGAAGACACCTGCACA GGGGATGAAGGCGGCCCGCTGGCGTGTCGTGTTGGTGGTCGCTTTGTGCAGGCGGGCATTGTGAGTTATGAGAGCTGTAAACCTGGTAACCGCCCTGGCCTCTACACCAGAGTGTCTGAGTATCTGGACTTCATCAACAGTTACATCCACCGCGGCGAGGAAGCTTCAGCCGAGGTCTAA